One window from the genome of Leptospiraceae bacterium encodes:
- the dnaJ gene encoding molecular chaperone DnaJ translates to MPTNTNKDYYEILGVSRNATLDEIKSAYRKLALKYHPDRNRDDPSAEEKFKEITEAYEVLSDPEKRAIYDKYGKAGLDGAGFGGQGFGYKAYTDFSDIFSDFTDLFEEIFGHSFRQSGGEYVRRGTDLRYNLEIDLEDAALGKELTIEVSKKETCDDCNGTGARKGTRPQICSFCQGTGRVRTMQGFFSITRPCPECRGTGKIIKEHCHRCSGEGVVLKKKKINIKIPPGVENGSKIRIKGEGEAGLNGGPPGDLYVVTYIRKHPIFERQGDDLVIKASIPITLAILGGEIDVPLIDGKKAKLKIPPGTQSNQIFRLRGKGMPIMGTHNKGDQLVIVEIQVPQKLSYRAKELIKELEKEFESMGIHRETFSKP, encoded by the coding sequence ATGCCAACAAATACCAATAAAGATTACTATGAAATCTTAGGAGTCAGTAGAAATGCTACATTAGATGAAATCAAGTCAGCTTATAGAAAACTTGCTTTGAAGTATCATCCCGATAGAAATCGTGATGACCCAAGTGCAGAAGAGAAATTTAAAGAAATCACGGAAGCCTATGAGGTCCTCTCCGATCCTGAAAAACGTGCCATTTATGATAAATATGGCAAAGCAGGATTAGATGGAGCTGGTTTTGGTGGACAAGGTTTTGGATACAAAGCTTATACAGATTTTTCTGATATATTTAGTGATTTTACTGATCTTTTTGAAGAGATTTTTGGGCATAGCTTTCGTCAAAGTGGTGGGGAATATGTTCGAAGAGGAACAGACTTGCGTTATAACTTAGAAATAGATTTAGAAGATGCAGCTTTAGGTAAGGAATTAACCATTGAAGTTTCAAAAAAGGAAACTTGCGATGACTGTAATGGAACAGGCGCAAGAAAAGGTACAAGACCTCAGATTTGTTCTTTTTGTCAAGGAACTGGTAGAGTTCGAACCATGCAAGGTTTCTTTTCTATTACCAGACCTTGTCCTGAGTGTAGAGGAACAGGTAAGATCATAAAAGAGCATTGTCATAGATGTAGTGGTGAGGGAGTAGTTTTAAAAAAGAAAAAAATCAACATAAAAATTCCACCCGGTGTTGAGAATGGAAGTAAGATCCGTATTAAAGGCGAAGGAGAGGCAGGTTTAAATGGAGGACCACCAGGAGATTTATATGTAGTAACTTACATAAGAAAACATCCTATCTTTGAACGACAAGGGGATGACTTGGTTATAAAGGCTTCTATTCCTATTACTTTGGCGATTTTAGGAGGAGAAATAGATGTTCCCTTGATTGACGGAAAGAAAGCAAAACTAAAGATCCCTCCTGGAACACAGAGCAATCAAATATTTCGTCTTCGTGGGAAAGGAATGCCAATTATGGGAACCCATAACAAAGGTGATCAATTAGTCATTGTGGAAATCCAAGTTCCCCAAAAACTTTCGTATCGGGCAAAAGAGCTCATCAAAGAATTGGAAAAAGAATTCGAGTCGATGGGAATCCATAGAGAAACCTTTTCCAAACCTTAA
- a CDS encoding Gfo/Idh/MocA family oxidoreductase, with protein sequence MNNKIKLGIVGVGHMGQYHVNVAISIPKIEVVGVYDVDKARLKEISEKFYVKPYDNLDALIRDSDALIIAVPTKFHFELAKKCLESEKHILVEKPITETVREAEELIELAEKKGLILQVGHVERFNGAILEIKKIIENPYFIETKRLSPFNPRVNDIGVVLDLMIHDLDIILNLIPSEIRSIYARGIKAITKYEDLATATIQFESGTIANLVASRVTQNKIRTLTITQEKSYVVLNFATQDIDIYRMASSAYLMTREELKYKQESFVEKIFVHKDNPLKLEHLHFIHCILGQEEPLVPNHKDILTMKYAHQIIEDIYKHF encoded by the coding sequence ATGAATAACAAAATCAAACTAGGTATTGTTGGTGTTGGTCACATGGGGCAATACCATGTGAACGTGGCTATTTCTATTCCTAAAATTGAAGTAGTCGGTGTTTATGATGTTGACAAAGCAAGATTAAAAGAGATATCCGAAAAGTTTTACGTTAAACCTTATGATAACCTTGATGCTTTGATACGTGATTCTGATGCTTTGATCATAGCAGTTCCTACAAAATTTCATTTTGAGTTAGCAAAAAAATGCTTAGAGTCCGAAAAACACATATTAGTAGAAAAGCCAATCACGGAGACTGTTCGAGAAGCCGAGGAATTAATTGAATTAGCAGAAAAAAAGGGTTTAATACTTCAAGTTGGTCATGTGGAGCGGTTCAATGGTGCAATTTTGGAAATCAAAAAAATCATCGAAAATCCATACTTTATAGAGACAAAACGATTATCACCCTTTAATCCCAGAGTCAACGACATTGGTGTAGTTTTAGATTTAATGATTCATGATTTGGACATTATTCTGAATTTGATTCCTTCAGAAATTAGATCTATTTATGCTCGTGGTATAAAAGCCATCACAAAATACGAGGATTTAGCTACAGCTACGATACAATTTGAATCAGGAACCATAGCCAATTTAGTTGCAAGCCGAGTCACCCAAAATAAAATCAGAACTTTGACCATCACTCAAGAGAAATCTTATGTAGTATTGAATTTTGCCACACAAGATATTGATATCTATCGCATGGCATCAAGTGCTTATTTGATGACTAGGGAAGAATTGAAATATAAACAAGAATCCTTTGTTGAAAAAATCTTTGTCCACAAAGACAATCCCTTAAAATTAGAACATCTTCATTTTATTCATTGTATTTTGGGTCAGGAAGAACCTTTAGTCCCCAATCACAAAGACATATTAACCATGAAATACGCCCACCAAATAATTGAAGATATTTATAAACATTTTTAA
- the hrcA gene encoding heat-inducible transcriptional repressor HrcA, with amino-acid sequence MEKKVNESITIKQWSEDEFNDILDHREKVVLLLLIEDYIDLGVPISSLQLVERHKLKWSSATVRYILSELNEKGYIYAPHRSAGRLPTTKGYRYYIKNLPIDLPPYSPSKEKQNIIQREFLSRKFEIPDILESSCKLISILTNYMGIAIPPILEKNILRHIEIIDVGGEEVLMILLTRSGSVYSRLIHLEERVPRNILEQISRFLNENFSGMDIKEIHQLLNSGDVSPIGEMYRYASLIMRTLSAHFKTLNEVEDVIIAGIDRFIEELESRGEHLIDISMLYNLKEVFRNILVQSSELDDIVVSIEGDRNPQLNGLSVITGSYSMGDRKIGAMGVVGPNRMNYKSVIQILEYFRLMISSMITKINR; translated from the coding sequence ATGGAAAAAAAAGTAAATGAATCTATTACCATCAAACAATGGAGCGAAGATGAATTTAATGATATTTTAGATCATCGTGAAAAGGTAGTTTTACTTTTATTGATTGAGGATTATATTGATTTAGGAGTTCCGATAAGTAGTTTACAATTAGTTGAAAGGCATAAATTAAAGTGGAGTTCTGCCACAGTTCGATACATCTTATCAGAATTGAATGAGAAGGGATATATTTACGCACCCCACAGGAGTGCAGGTAGGTTGCCAACAACAAAAGGGTATCGGTATTATATAAAGAACCTACCTATTGATCTTCCGCCGTATTCTCCTTCAAAAGAAAAACAAAATATTATACAAAGAGAGTTTTTAAGTAGAAAGTTTGAAATTCCTGATATTTTAGAGAGTAGTTGTAAATTGATTAGTATTCTAACGAATTACATGGGTATTGCTATACCACCTATTTTAGAGAAAAATATACTTCGTCATATTGAAATCATAGATGTAGGTGGTGAAGAGGTGTTGATGATATTACTCACAAGATCTGGTTCTGTTTATAGTCGTTTAATCCACTTAGAAGAAAGAGTCCCACGAAATATTTTGGAACAAATATCTCGCTTCTTAAATGAAAATTTTAGTGGTATGGATATCAAAGAGATCCATCAACTTCTAAATAGTGGTGATGTATCTCCTATTGGAGAAATGTATCGTTATGCATCATTGATTATGAGAACCTTATCTGCTCACTTTAAAACTCTTAACGAAGTGGAAGACGTTATCATTGCTGGGATTGATCGATTTATCGAAGAGTTGGAGAGTCGTGGTGAACATCTCATAGATATATCTATGCTTTATAACTTAAAAGAAGTATTTCGCAATATTTTAGTTCAATCTTCGGAGTTGGATGATATCGTGGTTTCTATCGAAGGTGATCGAAATCCTCAGTTGAACGGACTTAGTGTTATCACGGGAAGTTATAGTATGGGTGATAGAAAAATAGGAGCAATGGGGGTTGTAGGACCTAATCGTATGAACTATAAGTCGGTAATACAAATCTTAGAGTATTTTCGATTAATGATTTCAAGCATGATTACCAAAATAAATCGTTAG
- the dnaK gene encoding molecular chaperone DnaK — MAKEKIIGIDLGTTNSVVAIMEGGEPVVIQNAEGSRTTPSIVAFVDKDTRLVGQLAKNQAITNPRNTIRSIKRFMGKRFSEVQDELKYVSYKVIRSGIDGVKVETDYGSFTPQEISAFILQKMKQTAEDYLGHPVKKAVITVPAYFNDEQRQATKDAGRIAGLDVVRIINEPTAAALAYGLDKKHKNLKVAVYDLGGGTFDISILELGDGVFEVKSTAGDTHLGGDDFDQAIMQWLIDEFRRETGIDLSNDKMALQRLKEAAEKAKIELSGTHQTQINIPFITADQSGPKHMNYTLTRAKFEQLVKHLIEKTRGPCEQALRDAGLKPSDIDEVILVGGSTRIPAVQALVREIFGKEPNKSVNPDEVVAVGAAIQGGVLAGEVTDVLLLDVTPLSLGIETLGGVFTKLIPRNTTIPTRKSQIFTTAADNQTAVTIHVLQGEREMARDNRTLARFELVGIPPAPRGVPQIEVTFDIDANGIVHVSAKDLATGKEQKIRVETTSGLTEEEIQRMIKEAEQYAEKDRQARRLAEARNELDNIIYSLEKSARESNLSPDERKRIDDAIQKARSVMDSDRIDDIYRERDNLSRLFNEFGSKFAQGGSSRNYQNASDAQNDDKKKGEKVVDADYTVVDEDKN; from the coding sequence ATGGCAAAAGAAAAAATCATAGGTATTGATTTAGGAACAACTAACTCCGTAGTGGCAATCATGGAAGGTGGTGAACCTGTGGTAATACAAAACGCCGAAGGTTCCAGAACAACCCCTTCCATCGTTGCATTTGTTGATAAAGATACGAGATTGGTAGGTCAATTAGCAAAAAACCAAGCAATTACAAATCCAAGAAATACAATTCGTTCCATCAAACGTTTCATGGGGAAACGATTTTCAGAAGTGCAGGATGAATTAAAATATGTATCTTATAAAGTGATTCGTTCTGGTATTGATGGTGTGAAAGTAGAAACGGATTATGGTTCTTTTACACCTCAGGAAATCTCAGCCTTCATTCTTCAAAAAATGAAGCAAACAGCTGAAGACTACTTAGGACATCCTGTAAAAAAAGCCGTAATCACAGTTCCTGCTTATTTCAATGATGAACAAAGACAAGCAACAAAAGATGCAGGTAGAATAGCTGGTCTTGATGTGGTGAGAATTATAAACGAACCAACTGCCGCTGCGTTAGCTTATGGATTGGATAAAAAACACAAAAACCTCAAAGTAGCAGTATATGACTTGGGTGGTGGAACTTTTGATATTTCTATTTTGGAATTAGGTGATGGTGTTTTTGAAGTAAAATCGACAGCTGGAGATACCCACTTAGGAGGAGATGATTTTGATCAAGCCATCATGCAATGGTTGATTGATGAATTCCGCAGAGAAACAGGGATTGATCTATCTAATGACAAAATGGCTTTACAACGACTAAAAGAAGCAGCAGAAAAAGCCAAAATTGAACTATCAGGAACTCATCAAACACAGATCAATATCCCATTTATTACAGCAGACCAAAGCGGACCAAAACACATGAATTATACCCTCACAAGGGCAAAATTCGAACAGTTAGTCAAACATTTGATTGAAAAAACGAGAGGACCGTGTGAGCAAGCTCTACGAGATGCAGGCTTAAAACCCAGTGATATTGATGAAGTTATCTTAGTTGGAGGTTCAACGAGAATCCCCGCTGTTCAAGCTTTGGTAAGAGAAATCTTTGGAAAAGAACCCAATAAATCTGTTAACCCTGATGAGGTCGTTGCCGTGGGTGCTGCTATCCAAGGAGGCGTTTTGGCAGGAGAAGTCACCGATGTTCTTCTTCTTGATGTAACACCGCTATCTTTGGGAATTGAAACTTTAGGAGGTGTATTTACCAAACTCATTCCAAGAAATACGACTATACCCACAAGAAAGTCTCAAATCTTTACAACTGCTGCAGATAACCAAACTGCTGTGACCATACATGTGCTACAAGGTGAAAGAGAAATGGCACGAGACAACAGAACTTTGGCACGTTTTGAGTTAGTGGGCATCCCACCAGCACCAAGAGGAGTGCCTCAAATTGAAGTAACATTTGATATAGATGCAAACGGAATTGTTCATGTATCTGCGAAAGATCTAGCCACCGGAAAAGAACAAAAAATCCGTGTAGAAACCACGAGTGGTTTAACCGAAGAAGAAATCCAAAGAATGATCAAAGAGGCAGAACAATACGCCGAAAAAGATAGACAAGCAAGAAGACTTGCAGAAGCAAGAAATGAACTCGATAATATTATCTATTCATTAGAAAAATCAGCTCGAGAGTCAAATCTTTCTCCTGATGAAAGAAAGCGCATTGATGATGCTATCCAAAAAGCACGTTCAGTAATGGATTCAGATAGAATTGATGATATCTATCGAGAAAGAGATAATCTATCGAGATTATTTAATGAATTCGGAAGTAAATTTGCTCAAGGTGGTTCTTCTCGTAACTATCAGAATGCTTCTGATGCACAAAATGATGATAAGAAGAAAGGAGAGAAGGTTGTAGATGCCGATTATACAGTAGTTGATGAAGATAAAAATTAA
- the grpE gene encoding nucleotide exchange factor GrpE, with amino-acid sequence MEEKEKMEFTNIDIAEGMVESSVKSEDSNDANDNSSVKTEDEQKGINLEEEYNKLKKINEFLKEELQKALEQVDLFKDQWARERAEFLNYKKRVQQEIQNSKSIGIEEFAKKLFGVLDNLDMVLSSRQNHPEVLNFVLGVELIREEFLKILGQYFIKPSVEKGDKFNPSLMEAIDVEIREDLQEEVVLEVYKKAYIKEEPNQKINVLRVASVKVGKPKQAIISDRHNHFDSEKTNPNPN; translated from the coding sequence ATGGAAGAAAAAGAGAAAATGGAATTTACAAACATTGATATCGCAGAAGGAATGGTAGAGTCATCTGTAAAAAGCGAAGATTCTAATGATGCGAATGATAATTCTTCAGTTAAAACAGAAGATGAACAAAAAGGAATCAATTTAGAAGAAGAATATAATAAACTAAAAAAAATAAATGAATTCCTTAAAGAAGAACTTCAAAAGGCCCTTGAACAAGTAGATTTATTTAAAGACCAATGGGCACGAGAAAGAGCTGAATTTTTGAATTATAAAAAAAGGGTTCAACAAGAAATCCAAAATTCTAAAAGCATTGGTATTGAAGAATTTGCAAAGAAATTGTTTGGAGTGCTGGATAATTTAGACATGGTTTTATCTTCAAGACAAAATCATCCAGAAGTTTTGAATTTTGTCTTGGGAGTAGAATTAATACGCGAAGAATTTCTAAAAATTTTAGGACAATACTTTATCAAACCATCTGTGGAAAAAGGAGACAAATTCAATCCCTCTTTAATGGAAGCGATTGATGTGGAAATTCGAGAAGATTTACAAGAAGAAGTAGTATTGGAAGTTTATAAAAAAGCATATATCAAAGAAGAACCTAATCAGAAGATAAATGTTCTTAGGGTAGCTTCTGTAAAAGTCGGTAAACCCAAACAAGCAATTATTTCAGATCGTCATAATCATTTTGATTCAGAAAAGACAAATCCAAATCCCAATTAA